A section of the Malania oleifera isolate guangnan ecotype guangnan chromosome 2, ASM2987363v1, whole genome shotgun sequence genome encodes:
- the LOC131149204 gene encoding uncharacterized protein LOC131149204, whose amino-acid sequence MAIVRSMRSGDILEGMLSEYVGGKAKLRAQKSVSARLVAALTCLQFAFAIYATLLLYYMSPPIDLRTQPDFSWATRIAQQWRQFIIPPHVVGHNQLEASSLVPAEIPPVVKPSEVCEHEKIDFTQKKSNDAQMIKLKRELYDEVLDFQSKFIGTETLSELMAMKSRWDLQGPNKPKVTVILNHFKRKTLCAQLDSLLQQTLPFHHVWVLSFGSPKEISLKSIVDSYNDSRISFISSSYDFKYYGRFQLALQTEADLVYILDDDMIPGRKMLQILSHVAGTDKYRNSVLGSIGRILPFRQKDFTFPSYRKFRSKEAGLYLPDPAYDITVDKIVQVDFLSSSWFLSAELVKTLFIETPFTFMTGEDLHLSYQLQKYRNAGSFVLPVDQKDNETWGDSEHRLAYVSETTVIFKNTVQVRDDQWWTAFSTGYVTQWAAMYPQKIDALFYAHSIEEVKALAPLLQKFRSTVGKKAYIALSGGNFCPCEDAATALKWPKSVCKERRFKIFDLGVGALSGMSNSEVPVLQAVYSSMKGLIKIHNPSLVITVSDIDYNVKKALKMATEPNSNGSNLVFLPRSSISKVLWMANLRSTALPNWNRMRISVNIITQNRATSLMRLLKSLSDAYYIGDEIPISFNMDSKVDAETLKVVNSFEWPHGPQTVRRRIVQGGLIRAVSESWYPSSDDDYGLLLEDDIEVSPYYYLWIKYALLAYHYDPQVSLPELSSISLYTPRLVEVVKERPKWNATQFFMRIHPNTPYLHQLPCSWGAVFFPKQWREFYAYMNMRFTEDAKKNPVQIPKSRTNGWQASWKKFLIDMMYLRGYVSLYPNFPNQASFSTNHMEPGAHISSKENVLRHDKSDFVVPLMKEDFQTFLPGGKMPPASKLPALNLFNQACSLRGLKAAGAKLGQDVLECQVTEIVTADHKTGLPSHCAKF is encoded by the exons ATGGCTATAGTTCGAAGCATGAGAAGTGGGGATATCCTGGAAGGCATGCTCAGCGAGTATGTTGGGGGAAAGGCCAAGTTGAGAGCTCAGAAAAGCGTCTCTGCTCGGCTCGTCGCGGCTCTCACTTGTCTGCAATTTGCCTTTGCAATATATGCAACATTGCTTCTGTACTACATGAGTCCTCCAATAGATTTGAGAACCCAACCAGACTTTTCTTGGGCAACCCGAATCGCACAGCAGTGGAGACAGTTCATCATCCCTCCCCATGTTGTCGGTCACAACCAACTGGAAGCGTCTTCCCTTGTCCCAGCTGAAATCCCACCTGTGGTCAAGCCATCCGAGGTCTGCGAGCACGAGAAGATAGACTTCACACAGAAGAAGTCTAATGATGCTCAGATGATCAAGTTGAAGAGGGAGCTTTACGATGAGGTACTGGACTTCCAAAGCAAGTTCATTGGCACCGAAACACTCTCCGAACTAATGGCAATGAAGTCCAGGTGGGACTTGCAGGGTCCAAACAAACCCAAAGTGACTGTGATATTAAATCACTTCAAAAGGAAAACACTTTGTGCCCAGCTGGATTCTCTGCTTCAGCAGACTCTTCCCTTTCACCACGTTTGGGTGCTTTCGTTCGGAAGCCCGAAAGAGATATCGCTGAAGAGCATTGTTGATAGCTATAACGATTCAAGGATCAGCTTTATCAGTTCAAGCTACGATTTCAAGTACTATGGAAGGTTCCAACTGGCTTTGCAGACAGAAGCTGATCTGGTATATATCCTAGATGATGACATGATACCGGGCAGGAAGATGCTGCAGATCTTGTCACACGTTGCAGGGACAGACAAGTACAGGAATTCAGTATTGGGCAGCATAGGACGGATTCTGCCTTTTCGACAGAAGGACTTCACATTCCCAAGCTACCGAAAGTTCCGATCCAAGGAGGCAGGGCTCTACTTGCCTGATCCTGCTTATGATATCACAGTTGATAAGATTGTCCAGGTGGATTTTCTCTCGAGCTCGTGGTTTCTATCTGCTGAGCTTGTCAAAACACTCTTCATTGAGACACCCTTCACCTTCATGACAGGAGAAGATCTGCACCTTAG CTATCAGCTTCAGAAGTACAGAAATGCTGGCTCTTTTGTTCTTCCAGTTGATCAGAAAGACAACGAAACTTGGGGTGATAGTGAACACAGGCTTGCATATGTCTCCGAAACAACTGTAATCTTCAAAAACACTGTTCAGGTCCGAGATGATCAATGGTGGACAGCCTTCTCTACTGGCTACGTGACACAGTGGGCTGCAATGTATCCCCAGAAAATAGATGCGCTCTTCTATGCACACTCCATTGAAGAAGTTAAAGCACTTGCACCTCTTCTCCAAAAATTCAGATCTACTGTTGGCAAGAAGGCTTACATTGCTCTTTCTGGAGGCAATTTCTGCCCCTGTGAGGATGCTGCGACGGCTTTGAAATGGCCTAAATCAGTTTGTAAAGAGAGAAGATTTAAGATATTTGATTTAGGAGTTGGGGCTCTTTCAGGAATGTCAAACTCAGAGGTACCGGTGCTGCAAGCAGTCTACTCTAGCATGAAAGGACTGATCAAAATTCACAATCCCAGTTTGGTGATCACAGTGTCTGACATTGATTACAATGTAAAGAAAGCTTTGAAGATGGCAACAGAACCCAATTCAAATGGTTCAAATCTGGTTTTTTTGCCAAGATCTTCCATTTCAAAAGTTCTTTGGATGGCTAACCTACGATCCACAGCATTGCCAA ATTGGAACCGGATGCGGATATCTGTCAACATTATCACCCAAAACCGAGCCACTTCACTAATGAGGCTTCTAAAATCTCTCAGCGATGCTTACTATATTGGGGATGAAATCCCTATTAGCTTCAACATGGACAGCAAAGTGGATGCAGAAACTCTAAAAGTTGTGAACTCATTTGAGTGGCCACACGGCCCCCAAACTGTCAGGAGAAGAATCGTCCAAGGAGGACTCATCCGAGCTGTCAGTGAGAGCTGGTACCCGTCTTCCGATGACGATTATGGCCTTCTTCTTGAAGATGACATTGAGGTCTCTCCTTACTACTACCTATGGATCAAATATGCCCTCTTAGCCTACCATTATGACCCACAAGTGTCTCTCCCTGAACTCTCCTCAATCTCTCTTTACACACCTCGTTTGGTTGAAGTTGTGAAAGAAAGACCCAAATGGAATGCAACCCAGTTCTTCATGCGCATCCACCCAAACACACCTTACCTCCACCAGCTACCCTGCAGCTGGGGTGCTGTTTTCTTCCCAAAGCAATGGAGGGAATTCTATGCCTATATGAATATGAGATTTACTGAAGATGCCAAGAAAAATCCAGTTCAGATCCCAAAGTCTCGAACAAATGGCTGGCAGGCTTCATGGAAGAAGTTTCTGATTGACATGATGTACCTTAGGGGCTATGTTAGTCTCTATCCCAACTTTCCAAACCAGGCAAGCTTCTCAACCAACCATATGGAGCCTGGGGCTCACATTAGCTCAAAAGAGAATGTCCTTCGGCATGACAAGTCAGATTTTGTGGTGCCATTGATGAAGGAAGACTTTCAAACCTTCTTGCCGGGTGGGAAGATGCCCCCAGCCTCAAAGCTGCCAGCGCTGAACCTCTTCAACCAGGCATGTTCTCTGAGAGGGCTAAAGGCAGCAGGAGCAAAGTTGGGGCAAGATGTGCTTGAATGCCAAGTGACAGAGATTGTAACTGCTGATCACAAGACGGGTCTGCCAAGTCATTGTGCGAAGTTCTGA